One Echinicola strongylocentroti DNA window includes the following coding sequences:
- the metK gene encoding methionine adenosyltransferase encodes MPYLFTSESVSEGHPDKIADQISDALIDNFLAFDPQSKVACETLVTTGQVVLAGEVKSNTYLDVQKIARDVINRIGYVKGEYMFDGSSCGVLSAIHDQSPDINQGVDRTSPEEQGAGDQGMMFGYATNETQNYMPLALDLSHRLLKELAELRRENEEISYLRPDAKAQVTIEYSDDNVPQRIKTIVISTQHDEFADEPTMLKKIKEDLISILIPRVKAQLIPEIQSLFTDDITYHINPTGKFVIGGPHGDAGLTGRKIIVDTYGGKGAHGGGAFSGKDPSKVDRSAAYATRHIAKNMVAAGIADEVLVQVSYAIGVAEPMGIYINTYGTGKVDMKDGEIAENIQKIFDMRPYAIEQRLKLRNPIYEETAAYGHMGRTNEVKNKTFISPDGTSINLDVELFTWEKLDYVDTLKKKFGI; translated from the coding sequence ATGCCTTATTTATTTACCTCAGAGTCTGTTTCTGAGGGACATCCTGACAAAATCGCTGATCAGATATCAGATGCGCTTATTGATAATTTTTTGGCGTTTGATCCCCAGTCCAAGGTGGCTTGTGAAACGCTGGTGACCACTGGGCAAGTGGTCTTGGCAGGAGAGGTGAAGTCCAATACTTACCTTGACGTCCAGAAAATCGCCCGTGATGTGATCAACAGGATCGGCTACGTGAAGGGAGAGTACATGTTTGACGGAAGCTCTTGCGGGGTGCTTTCGGCCATCCATGACCAGTCGCCGGACATCAACCAAGGCGTGGACCGTACAAGTCCCGAAGAACAAGGTGCGGGTGACCAAGGGATGATGTTCGGCTATGCCACCAATGAGACCCAGAATTATATGCCTTTGGCACTGGACCTTTCGCATAGGCTGCTGAAGGAGCTTGCCGAGCTGAGAAGGGAGAATGAGGAGATCTCTTACCTCCGCCCAGATGCCAAAGCACAGGTAACGATCGAATACAGTGACGATAACGTCCCCCAGCGGATCAAGACCATTGTGATTTCGACGCAGCATGATGAGTTTGCCGATGAGCCTACCATGCTGAAAAAAATCAAGGAGGACTTGATCAGCATTTTGATTCCAAGGGTAAAAGCTCAGCTGATCCCGGAAATACAGTCGCTCTTTACCGATGACATTACCTATCATATCAATCCTACAGGGAAGTTTGTGATTGGTGGGCCGCATGGAGATGCTGGGCTGACGGGTCGTAAGATCATCGTGGATACCTACGGTGGCAAAGGAGCCCACGGCGGAGGGGCATTTTCCGGGAAAGATCCCTCAAAAGTGGATCGTTCTGCTGCTTACGCCACACGACATATCGCCAAAAATATGGTTGCGGCAGGAATTGCCGATGAAGTGCTGGTACAAGTCTCCTACGCCATCGGTGTAGCCGAGCCAATGGGTATTTATATCAATACTTACGGCACTGGCAAGGTGGACATGAAGGATGGGGAGATTGCCGAAAATATCCAAAAGATCTTCGATATGCGCCCTTACGCTATCGAACAAAGGCTGAAGCTTCGCAATCCTATCTATGAAGAAACGGCCGCCTATGGCCACATGGGCAGAACCAATGAGGTGAAAAACAAAACATTCATTTCCCCAGATGGCACATCCATCAACTTGGATGTAGAGCTGTTCACTTGGGAGAAGCTGGATTATGTCGATACCTTGAAGAAGAAGTTTGGTATTTGA